The genomic DNA ACGGCCGCGTTCGGCGCCACGACGCGATGACCTGGCTCGCGCTCGGCCTCGTCGTCGCGCTCGTCCTCGCCTGGAGCACCCACGCCGACCACTCCACCGCGAGCACGGCCGGGGTACGCAAGGGGGCGAGCCGGCCGGCCGCCCCGCCGCTCCACGCACGCGGTGCCGCGGTCGGCCCCACAAAGAGCCCGACGAACGCCGCGATGGTGCTCGACCCCCTCGGAGGGCTCACGATCGACCGCTGGTCGGTCGCTCCCCGCCGCGCGGCGCACTCCCCCGCCGCGGTTCGGGCCACGACCCCGACCACGAGCGCCCCGGCCGCGATCACGAGCACCACCGTGCCCGCGAGCACGCTCCCCGCGAGCACGGTCCCGGCCACGACGGTCCCGCCGAGCACGCTCGTGCCGGCCACACCCGCCCGCGCGGCGTCGCCGAGCGGGCGCACCGACGAGCTCGCCGGCACCCTCTCGTTCCCCTCCGACGTCGCGACGACCTACTTCGAGAAGGGGGCCGGCGGCGCGCTCGTGGTGTCGGGCACCTGGGCGACGGGGCGCCCGCTCGTCCTCTCGCTCACCTGCGGGGGCCTGCACCGTGAGGCGAGCGGCAGGGGCGGCACGAGCGTCGAGGACCCCGCGACGCACGCTGACTGCAGCGTCGTCATCGCCGAGCCGGCGGGGGCGACCTGGTCGGCGACCTACCACCTCACGGTGCGGGCCCTCGCCGGCGGGGGCCAATGAGCAGGGCCCACCGCCGAGGCCGCGACCTGCGCGGCGGCCTCGGGGCGCTCGGCAAGTGCCTGCTCCTGCTGTTCGCCGTCCCCGTGGCGATCGTCCGCCTGTGGGCCGAGCGGCCGCTCGGCCCGCTGCGCCTCTCGCCGGGGAGCCTGTCAAGCCTCACCGTCTGGCTGCACCTCGTCCTCATCGTCCTCGGCCTGTTGTGGGTGGCCGCCGCCGCGAGCCTCGTCCGTGAGCTCGCCGGCGCCTTCGGCGGGGGGGCGACGAGCAGCTCGTGGTCTGGCCGCTGGGCCGCGGCCGTCGCGGCGCTCGTCCTCGCCTCGACGGCGAGCGCCGTCGCCCTCGCCGCCCTCCCCCGCCCGGGTACCGCCCCCCCGGCCGCGGTCGCGCCGCAGGCGCGAGCCGCCGCCCGGGCGACACCCCTCGTCGTCGCCCCGGGCGAGTGCCTCGCCGACGTCGCGGCGCGCGCCCTCGGGAGTCCCGCCCTCTGGCCCGAGCTGGCGGCGGCGAACCGGGAGCTCCCCCAGCTACCCGGGCGCTTCGTCGACCCCGCGCTGCTGCGCGACGGCTGGTGCCTGCGGGCGCCCGCGGCGGCCGACCTCGCCGCCGCGGGCGCCCCGCCCAACGCCACGCCCGCGGGGACCCTCGCCGAGCTCTCGCTGCTCGGCATCGGCACGATCGGCACCGCCGCGCTGGTGCGGCGGGTGCGGCTACTGCGACGCGCCGCCGCCAGCCTGCGGCGCGTCGGGGAGCGCCCACCGCGGCCGAGCGAGGAGGGCGCCGGCGTGGAGAGCCTGCTCGCGCCCTTCGCCGAGGGCACGCTGCTCGACTGGATCGAGTGCGCGAGCCGGCTGCTCGGCTCGCTCGCCGAGGCGCACGCGGTCCCCGAGGACGTCCTCCTCGTGCGTGCCGGGCCCGAGGCGGTGGACGTCGTCTTCGCCACCGCCGCGCCGGCCGCGGCACCCTTCGTCGGCCACGAGGGGGGCCGGATCTGGTCGCTCGCCCTCGACGAGGACCTCGGCCACCTGCGCAGGCTCGCCGCGGGCGGCCGCCGCCACCTGCGCGCGCTCGTCCCGGTCGGCGAGGCGGCGGGGAGCGCCTACCTCCTCGGCCTCGGCCGGGGGCGCCGCCTCTCGCTCGAGGGCGGCCCCGAGGAGGTCGCAGCGATGCTTGCCGGCCTCGTCGAGAGCCTGCGCGTCCTCCCCTGGGCAGGTGAGCTCAGCGTCGAGCTCGTCGGCCTCGACCCACCGCCGAGCGCCGAGCAGTCCTACCAGCTGTTCGCGAGCACCCCCGAGGGGCTGCGCGAGCTGGCGGGACGGCGGGGGGGCGCCTCCGCCGGCTCCTCGCTCGTGGTCGTCGCCCCCGGCGGTCCTGCGGTCG from Acidimicrobiales bacterium includes the following:
- a CDS encoding bacterial transcriptional activator domain-containing protein, which translates into the protein MSRAHRRGRDLRGGLGALGKCLLLLFAVPVAIVRLWAERPLGPLRLSPGSLSSLTVWLHLVLIVLGLLWVAAAASLVRELAGAFGGGATSSSWSGRWAAAVAALVLASTASAVALAALPRPGTAPPAAVAPQARAAARATPLVVAPGECLADVAARALGSPALWPELAAANRELPQLPGRFVDPALLRDGWCLRAPAAADLAAAGAPPNATPAGTLAELSLLGIGTIGTAALVRRVRLLRRAAASLRRVGERPPRPSEEGAGVESLLAPFAEGTLLDWIECASRLLGSLAEAHAVPEDVLLVRAGPEAVDVVFATAAPAAAPFVGHEGGRIWSLALDEDLGHLRRLAAGGRRHLRALVPVGEAAGSAYLLGLGRGRRLSLEGGPEEVAAMLAGLVESLRVLPWAGELSVELVGLDPPPSAEQSYQLFASTPEGLRELAGRRGGASAGSSLVVVAPGGPAVDEALLAAVGAVAGVVACGGPASAVLRLTGGGRGELAPFGLDLAVPAPGAEQRRRFDLLLAEASRPPSLVATSYLGGAAPAGGLPERGAVEVRLLTGSPALVGAVGAPAERDAARVTELVAYLALHPEGVGRGAVTAALFGRATLHGAPARLDLLLAAARRCLGSGGDGRGRLELHDDEHLRLSTEVTLDAERFRAAAAHARALGPDAARDLLAAAFELLDPAALARWPAWDWLAADGHLEALRSDVVDAAHHLATLATAGGEHALAAGILRGARLIEPASEILARDLMVLEAERGDTPAAARAYAELEAALAALGGNEPSAESRALYLRLAR